From Neospora caninum Liverpool complete genome, chromosome VIII, a single genomic window includes:
- a CDS encoding Oocyst wall protein 6, related: MSFQCPPDYDLVFNKCQKKVIRPPMPSCPYGSYMNEDGNCISVDKVPAERTCPAGYQPYEKGCLRRDLIQAVPFCPTHAFQLFQHGSESECIKLTETEPLLTCKEGVFDATLALCVSHGAEDPAVSCPPGFELNAEQVPLQCERRLLVDPVPVCEEDWELSPDPATGILECISKRKPPPVLVCPDGDSRLVDEACVRETLSDPTPACPAGFVYSRWDDMCRRVQANAATPICREGWKFIKETGKCTLEEEPTYLCPGDTDEDLQTLQPESKDGGAQSWWPEKNGERAEQEEDSDPWKAAGAFTRGRVWDTGFRAMQQAAFSERRAPGMGNFETEGKARTVQGQAKECATVEVRPPELGCENGELVSLFALEEHRGTAAAHASPSRLPDNIHGFPSALSAEDLDTPSPVFEETRSSPSSDSGKGPARKQHFASPDTLAAEDLFSDAFPGSSPSTASSFDEGEQNSAFPSRLKMLNLRRPLGGLGRGSGSSGTEDERKEREQRDKRAKRDEVGEALASPDSAPPSAVEGETLEQRGEAKVSPETGRKRALSSPIGAPGPRRGGQVGDSDAGREARRLEASDEGAGQNSEPHESQTKRQERKWPPTLLDSPFQLSSSDRWKRSQPLKGSGSFVSHSRDGRSPSGTSTSSSSVSKTAEAHTPQAPLPLHRSPPPSRQLSSLFESPQKAAWVSPQGEALRERAGHAPFSSAFTKATESGLVCREHIVVAPTVLPGECSQNGSAPRGRGKEGLGAREECVEVRTKKPILRCPSGQVVDDLFFTPRCEQVDVEPVTLVCADGSPPSSPPHSAGPSSAAFGDARCMRKEFAPSVALCSEGSELQAATGKCVLTLKETPGWTCPTGYRLPERELPPQSAREIVAPHLGSRKGDSASPLVVGAPLPAVQAGFCERLEYANVQFICPVGFGREKDKKTKEWVCVADKAVPSTRLCASGFFLEGDVCVMHLTMAPSLVDQDGRPFPCVTRGDGTNSCGHAADWQGALGVPENEASGLKKTGKL; the protein is encoded by the exons ATGAGCTTCCAGTGCCCGCCAGACTACGACCTTGTCTTCAACAAGTGCCAGAAAAAAGTTATTCGGCCCCCCATG CCTTCCTGTCCGTATGGATCCTATATGAATGAAGACGGCAACTGCATTTCTGTCGACAAAGTCCCCGCAGAGAGAACCTGTCCTGCCG GCTACCAACCCTACGAGAAAGGCTGCCTGCGCCGGGACTTGATCCAGGCAGTTCCGTTCTGCCCTACGCACGCTTTCCAGTTGTTCCAACACGGATCCGAGTCGGAGTGCATTAAACTGACCGAAACGGAACCGCTTTTAACGTGCAAAGAAGGCGTTTTCGACGCCACTCTCGCCCTCTGTGTTTCCCACGGTGCCGAGGACCCGGCAGTGTCTTGTCCACCCGGCTTCGAACTCAACGCCGAGCAG GTTCCCCTTCAGTGCGAGCGGCGACTGCTCGTCGATCCCGTTCCCGTCTGCGAAGAAGACTGGGAGCTCTCGCCAGACCCAGCGACGGGTATTTTGGAGTGCATTTCCAAGCGGAAACCGCCTCCCGTTCTGGTGTGCCCAGACGGCGACTCCCGGCTGGTCGACGAGGCATGCGTCCGGGAAACCCTCTCCGACCCGACACCCGCCTGCCCCGCCGGATTCGTCTACAGCCGGTGGGACGACATGTGCCGTCGCGTCCAGGCCAACGCGGCGACTCCGATCTGTCGAGAAGGCTGGAAATTCATcaaggaaacgggaaagtGCACGCTCGAGGAAGAACCCACCTACCTGTGTCCCGGAGACACGGACGAGGACCTCCAGACTCTGCAGCCGGAAAGCAAGGATGGAGGAGCGCAAAGCTGGTggccggagaaaaacggcgagCGAGccgaacaagaagaagactCCGACCCTTGGAAAGCTGCAGGTGCCTTCACAAGGGGACGTGTCTGGGACACTGGCTTCCGAGCGATGCAGCAGGCCGCGTTTTCGGAGCGACGCGCCCCGGGAATGGGGAACTTCGAGACGGAAGGCAAAGCCCGGACGGTCCAGGGCCAAGCCAAGGAGTGCGCAACTGTTGAGGTGCGCCCGCCAGAACTGGGCTGCGAAAATGGAGAGTTAGTATCCCTGTTTGCCCTCGAAGAGCACCGAGGCACGGCGGCCGCAcacgcttcgccgtcgcgtctccctgaTAACATCCACGGCTTTCCTTCGGCCCTTTCGGCAGAGGATCTCGATACTCCGTCGCCTGTCTTCGAGGAAACccgttcctcgccttcctccgacTCCGGAAAAGGGCCAGCCCGTAAGCAGCACTTTGCCTCCCCAGACACTCTTGCCGCCGAAGACCTGTTCTCTGATGCTTTTCCTGGTTCCTCTCCGTCGACTGCGTCTTCGTTTGATGAAGGGGAACAAAATTCAGCGTTTCCCTCGCGCCTGAAGATGCTGAACCTTCGGCGGCCGCTCGGGGGCCTGGGGCGTGGCTCGGGGAGTTCGGGGACcgaagacgagcgaaaagagagagagcagagggacaaacgggcgaagcgagacgagGTCGGGGAAGCGCTGGCGTCCCCGGACagcgcgcctccctcggcTGTCGAAGGCGAGACTCTGGAGCagcggggcgaggcgaaggtcTCGCCTGAGACCGGAAGGAAACGGGCCCTCTCGTCCCCCATTGGCGCCCCAGGCCCGCGCCGAGGCGGGCAAGTGGGGGACAGCGACGCGGGTCGTGAAGCGAGACGCctggaggcgagcgacgagggcgcTGGTCAGAACTCGGAGCCTCACGAGTCTCAGACGAAGCGACAGGAGCGGAAATGGCCCCCCACTCTTCTCGACTCCCCGTTCCAACTTTCGTCCTCAGACCGGTGGAAACGTTCGCAGCCTCTCAAAGGCTCCGGAAGTTTCGTGTCGCATTCCCGAGACGGTCGCTCGCCGTCCGGGACCTCGACGTCGTCCAGTTCGGTTTCCAAGACGGCGGAAGCACACACGCCTCAGGCCCCCCTGCCGCTTCACCGCTCTCCGCCCCCGTCTCGGCAGCTGTCGTCTTTGTTCGAATCGCCACAAAAGGCGGCGTGGGTCTCGCCTCAAGGGGAGGCTCTCCGCGAACGCGCAGGACACGCGCCCTTTTCGTCCGCGTTCACTAAGGCGACCGAGTCTGGCCTCGTCTGCAGAGAGCACATCGTCGTCGCGCCGACCGTCCTGCCGGGAGAATGCTCGCAGAATGGCTCGGCACCTCGAGGgcggggaaaggaagggctgggggcgagggaggagTGTGTCGAAGTCCGCACGAAGAAGCCGATTCTCAGATGCCCCTCTGGTCAGGTTGTCGATGATCTTTTTTTCACACCTCGCTGTGAACAA GTGGACGTCGAACCCGTCACTCTCGTCTGCGCCGAcggctcgccgccttcgtctcctccgcacTCAGCAGGGCCTTCGTCGGCGGCCTTTGGCGACGCGCGATGTATGCGCAAAGAATTCGCGCCGAGCGTCGCCCTCTGCAGCGAGGGGTCGGAGCTCCAGGCAGCGACTGGCAAGTGCGTCTTGACGCTGAAAGAGACCCCGGGCTGGACCTGCCCGACTGGGTACCGGCTGCCAGAACGCGAGTTGCCTCCCCAGAGCGCCAGGGAGATTGTCGCCCCACACCTGGGCTcccgaaaaggagacagcgcgtctccgctggtCGTGGGCGCGCCCCTTCCCGCTGTCCAGGCTGGCTTCTGTGAGCGCCTCGAGTACGCGAATGTGCAGTTTATCTGTCCGGTCGGAtttggaagagagaaggacaagaaaaCCAAGGAGTGGGTTTGCGTGGCCGACAAGGCAGTTCCTTCCAcacgcctctgcgcctcg